One region of Drosophila teissieri strain GT53w chromosome 2L, Prin_Dtei_1.1, whole genome shotgun sequence genomic DNA includes:
- the LOC122611526 gene encoding laccase-21-like isoform X1 yields MILNPLDAICDRKRPDAVCVSNLKNAKRVDKGVLVERPDVKIFLPFRFFVYEPKALFIPNTYNRFLVVPSGDHLTSLVDEISYISPPAPPLSQIDDIPPEYFCNGDNRPPNCGPNCECTHMVDIPLGAIVEVVLVDEVQQVNLSHPFHLHGTAFYVVGLGRSPNKSIKKINLKHALELDQMGMLERHFSKPPLKDTIAVPNNGYVVIRFRADNPGYWLFHCHFLFHIVIGMNLIFHIGTIADLPPVPPRFPTCGDHVPPVTWY; encoded by the exons ATG ATTCTCAACCCTTTGGATGCAATTTGTGACCGTAAGCGGCCCGATGCAGTTTGCGTTTcgaatttaaaaaatgctaAAAGGGTCGACAAAGGCGTTTTGGTTGAACGCCCTGATGTGAAAATCTTTTTACCCTTCAGATTTTTTGTATATGAGCCAAAGGCTCTATTTATACCAAATACCTACAATCGATTTTTAG TTGTGCCTAGTGGGGATCATCTGACATCTTTGGTCGATGAAATATCATACATATCACCACCGGCACCCCCCCTTTCACAAATTGACGACATTCCACCCGAATACTTCTGCAACGGGGACAATCGACCGCCAAATTGTGGACCAAACTGTGAATGTACACACATGGTTGACATACCACTTGGAGCTATTGTTGAAGTTGTGTTGGTTGATGAAGTGCAGCAAGTGAATCTTAGTCACCCATTTCACTTGCATGGTACGGCATTTTATGTGGTAGGACTAGGTCGATCACCAAATaagtcaataaaaaaaattaacctAAAGCATGCTTTGGAACTGGATCAAATGGGAATGCTTGAGCGTCATTTTTCTAAGCCCCCACTTAAGGATACAATAGCTGTTCCTAACAATGGATATGTTGTAATACGTTTTCGCGCAGACAATCCAGGCTATTGGCTTTTTCATtgtcattttctttttcatatcGTCATAGGCATGAATCTTATCTTTCATATCGGTACTATAGCTGACCTGCCCCCAGTTCCACCACGATTTCCCACATGTGGCGACCATGTGCCGCCGGTTACATGGTACTAG
- the LOC122611526 gene encoding laccase-21-like isoform X2, with the protein MILNPLDAICDRKRPDAVCVSNLKNAKRVDKGVLVERPDVKIFLPFRFFVYEPKALFIPNTYNRFLVASDADHLISLIDEVSYISPPSPMLSQYNDIPQEYYCNGDNRPVDCGENCQCTHKIDIPLNAIVEVVLVDEVQQINISHPFHLHGTSFYVLGLGRSPDKQIKRMNLKHALELDKRGLLERQYLKPSLKDTVAVPNNGYAILRFRADNPGFWLFHCHFQYHIVIGMNLVFQIVVPM; encoded by the exons ATG ATTCTCAACCCTTTGGATGCAATTTGTGACCGTAAGCGGCCCGATGCAGTTTGCGTTTcgaatttaaaaaatgctaAAAGGGTCGACAAAGGCGTTTTGGTTGAACGCCCTGATGTGAAAATCTTTTTACCCTTCAGATTTTTTGTATATGAGCCAAAGGCTCTATTTATACCAAATACCTACAATCGATTTTTAG tCGCTTCAGATGCTGATCATCTCATATCACTTATCGATGAAGTATCTTATATATCACCACCTTCCCCGATGCTATCACAGTATAATGATATACCTCAAGAGTATTACTGTAATGGGGATAATAGGCCAGTCGATTGCGGCGAAAACTGTCAGTGTACTCATAAAATAGATATACCTCTTAATGCAATAGTTGAGGTCGTGCTGGTGGATGAAGTTCAACAGATAAATATAAGCCatccatttcatttgcacGGTACTTCTTTTTATGTACTAGGACTTGGACGCTCCCCGGATAAGCAAATTAAACGTATGAACTTAAAGCATGCCCTGGAGCTTGACAAACGTGGATTGTTGGAAAGACAATATTTGAAACCTTCCTTAAAGGATACAGTTGCTGTACCAAACAATGGATATGCTATTTTAAGATTTCGTGCAGATAACCCTGGATTCTGGCTTTTTCATTGTCATTTCCAATACCACATTGTAATAGGCATGAATTTGGTGTTTCAAATAG TGGTACCCATGTAA